The sequence below is a genomic window from Streptomyces sudanensis.
GCTGCTCCAGTCCCGGCCGTCGATGACCGCCGGCGAACTGGCCCGGGAGCTGGAGGTGTCCGAGCGGACGGTGGCCCGGGACGCCCTGGCCCTGTCCGAGGCGGGCGTCCCGGTGTACGCGGACCGGGGGCGCGGCGGCGGCTACCGGCTCCTGGGCGGCTACCGGACCCGGCTGACCGGTCTGGCGCGCGGCGAGGCGGAGGCGCTGTTCCTGTCGGGCGTGCCGGGCGCGCTGCGGGAGATGGGGCTGGACGACGCGGCGTCGGCGGCCCGGCTGAAGGTGTCGGCGGCGCTGCTGCCCTCGCTGCGGGACGCCCCGCGGACGGCGGCGCAGCGGTTCCACCTGGACGCGCCCGGCTGGTTCCGGGAGCCCCGGACGCCGGAGCTGCTGCCGGTGATCGCGGAGGCGGTGTGGGACGACCGGCTGGTGGACGCGGCGTACCGGCGGGCCGACGGCGAGGTGGAGCGGCGGCTCGCGCCGTACGGGCTCGTGCTGAAGGCGGGGGTCTGGTACCTGTGCGCGCGGGCGGGGGACGCGGTGCGGGTGTACCGCGTGGACCGGTTCGCGCGGGTCGTGCCGTGCGGGGAGCGGTTCGAGCGGGACGAGGGGTTCGACCTGCCGGGGTTCTGGGAGGAGCGGGCCGCCGGGTTCGCGCGGTCGCTGCTGCGCGCGGAGGCGGTGGTGCGGCTGACGGAGGCCGGGGCGCGCGGCCTGCCGCACGTCACGGACCGGGCGGCGGCGCGGGAGGCGCTGGAGGCGGCCGGCCCCCCGGACTCCGCCGGCCGGGTGACGGTGACCCTGCCGGTGGAGTCCGAGGAGGTGGCGTTCGGGCAGCTGCTGGCGCTGGGCGCGGAGGTCGAGGTGCTCCGGCCGCACTCGCTGCGGGAGCGGTTCGCGGACGCGGCGGCGCGGATGGCGGAGCTGTACGGACACGGCCGGCGGTAGCCGCGGGGCCGGCCGGCGGCGGTCGCGCCGGACGGCCCCGCGGGGCCGGCGCCCGGTCAGCGGTAGTCGTCGGCGGAGGCGTCCCTGCCGCCGAAGACGACGTCCCGGAAGTACCCCGAGGCGTCCGGCCGCGACCCGTCGGCGTCGGTGAAGCCGTACTCCCTGGCGAGCTGCCCGCTGTCGAGGGAGCGGCCGTTCCAGCGGTGCCTGTCCGGGTCGGCGGCGAGGGCGGCGACGGCCCGCCCCACGTACACCGGCGACTCGGCGATGGCGAAGTGCGGCTCCTGGGCGCAGGCGTCGCGCCAGTTCTCCTCCCGTACGCCGAAGTGGTCGAGCATCTCCTCGGAGCGCAGGAACCCGGGGGTGAGGGCCACCGCGGTCCCGCCGACGTCCTCCAGGTCGTGCGCGAGGCCGAAGGCCATCCGGAGCGGGGCGGTCTTGGCCAGGTCGAAGTAGAACTGCTCGCGGAAGCGCCTGTTGGTCTCGGCGGTGCCGTCGGTCATCTCCACCACCAGGCCGCCCGGGCGGCGCACCAGCAGCGGCAGGGCGACGGCACTGGTGATGGCGTGGGTGCGGACGCCGAGGTCGAGCATGCGCAGGCCCAGGTCGAGGTCGATGTCCCACATCTTGGCGTCCCAGGTGGGCAGGAGCAGGTGGTCGCCGCCCCAGCAGCTGTTGACCAGCACGTCCAGGCGGCCCTGCTCGGCGTCGATCCGGGCGACCAGTTCGCGCACCTGCTCCGGCACGAGGTGGTCGGTGGGGACGGCGACGCCCCGGCCGCCGGCGGCGGTGACGAGTTCGGCGGTCTCCTCGACGGTCTCGGTGGGCCGGCCGACCTCGCTGACGCGGTCGCGGGTGGTGCGCCCGGTGGCGTAGACGGTGGCGCCGGCGGCGCCGAGCTGGACGGCGATGGCGCGGCCCGCGCCCCGGGTGGCGCCGGCGACGAGCGCGACCCTGCCGTCGAGCGGGCGGTTCTCCTGGGTGGTGGTGTTCGTCGTCATGGGGCGACCGTGCCACCGATATCCGACACCTCCTGTCGGATTTCCCGGGACACCCGCGGCGGGTCCTCCGGGTGCGCCGGTTCCCGTCGCGCCGGATGCTGGTCCCGTGATGGACGAGACGGAGTTCTGGGAGCTGGTCGACTCGACCCGCGAGGCCGCGGGGGGCGACCCCGACGACCACGCCGAGCTGCTCGTGGAGCGCCTGGTGCGGCTCGACCCGGAGGCCGTCGTCGACTTCGCCCGGCACTTCGAGGCCCGCTACAACCGCGCGGACACCTGGGACCTGCGGGCCGCCGCGGCGATCCTGCTGGGCGGCGCCCCGGACGAGGCGTTCGACTACTTCCGGTGCTGGCTGATCGGGCAGGGCCGGCGGGTGTTCGAGGGGGCCGTGCACGACCCGGAGTCGCTCGCCGAACTGCTGGAGGACTTCGACCCGGCGGTCGACGGGGACGGCGCGGAACTGGGCTTCGCGGCGGACGAGGCGCACGAGGCGCTCACCGGCGCGGAGACGCCCGGCCTGGGGCTGGCCCCGCCGCCGCCCGCGCCGCAGGGCGTCCCGCTCGACGTGGACGACGACCGGGCCCTCGCGGAGCGCCTGCCCCGCCTGTGGGACCGCTTCGGGGGCTAGGAGCCGGAGCCCCGGGACACCCCCGCCGAACCGGTCGCCGGGCGCGCCGCCGGCCGGTGCCGCGGACCGGGTCCGGCCGGGACCCTCGCCGCGCCCGGCCACCGGGGCCCGGCACCGGCGGCGCACCCGCCGGTGCGATGATGGCGGGTGCGGGATCCCGTCCCGTGGGCCCGGAGGGCCGAATCACCCTGTGAGGAGCCCGAGATGGCGACCGGTTCCGAGGACGGCCCCGCGTCCCTCTACGGCCCCGTCTCGCTCGCCCTCGGCGTCCTGGCCCTGCTCGGCGCCGTGTTCGCCGGTTTCCTCGGGATCGCGATCCCGCTCCTGTCCGGCAGCCTCGCCGTCACCTTCGGCCTCCTCGGCCTGGGCCGGGGAGTCGCCCGGGGCCGGTGCGCCGTCGGTCTCGCCACCGGCGCGCTGGGCGTGCTCTACCCGGTCCTCCTCGTCGGCTTCCTGGGCGTCTGAGGGCCTGCGCGGCGTCGCGCCGGGGCCCCGCCGCGACGGCCGCTCGCGACGGCGGGCCGAGCCGTGTTCCGGCGCAGGGCCGCCTCCGGCGCGCGAAGGACCCGGCGGCCCCGGCGCCCGGTCCCGTCAGACCGGCGGTCCCCCGCCGTCCCGTCAGGCGTCGAGCGACCGGCCCATGAGCACGTCGTCGACGTACTTCCCGTCCAGCAGGAACTCCCCGGGCAGGACGCCCTCGACGGCGAAGCCCTCCGACGCGTACAGGGCGCGCGCGGGCGTGTTGTGGCCGAGGACGCGCAGGGTGATCCGGGTGGCGCCCCGGCGGCGGGCCTCGTCGCAGGCGGCGCGCAGCAGGGCGCGGGCGACGCCCCGGCCGCGGGCGGACTCGGCGACGGCGAGGCCCTGGATCTGCCGTACGTGGCGGTTGCAGGCGAGGGGGGTGGGGAAGCCGAGGCGGACGTACCCCACCGGGCCGTCGCCGGGGTCGGCGACGAGGTGGTCCTCCGGCCGGCGGTCGGCGTCGAAGAACGGGGCGAACGGCGGCCGGGGGCGGGGCAGCACGGCGTGGAGCGGCGACCAGGTCGCGCGGTCGAGCAGGCCGAGGGCCTCGGCGTCGCCGGGCCGCGCGGGGCGGATCGGGGGCGGGCTCATGGCCGTCACTGTGCCACGGGTGCAGGATGTGGTCATGCCCCTTCCCCCGCAGTCCCNNNCNCCCCCCGCCGCCGGATCGCCGTCACCGGTGCGAGCGGCCTGATCGGTTCCGCCCTGGTGCGCTCGCTGCGCGCGGACGGGCACGAGGTCGTGCGGCTGGTGCGGCGCCCCGCGCGGGGCGCCGGCGAGGTGGAGTGGGACCCGAAGCGGCAGTACGTGGACACGGCCGGGCTCGTCGGCTGCGACGCGGTGGTGCACCTGGCGGGCGCCGGGGTGGGCGACCGGCGCTGGTCGGAGGCGTACAAGAGGGAGATCCGCGACAGCCGGGTGCTGGGCACGGCCGCCGTCGCGGAGGCGGTGGCGTCGCTGGACGCACCGCCGGAGGTACTGGTCTGCGGGACGGCCCTCGGGTACTACGGCGACACCGGCACGCGCGCGGTGGACGAGTCGGCCCCGCCCGGCGACGGGTTCCTGCCGTCGGTGTGCGTGGAGTGGGAGGAGGCGGCCGCGGCGGCCGAGGAGGCGGGCGTCCGCGTGGCGTACGCCCGCACGGGCCTGGTGGTGGCCGCGCGGGGCGGGGCGTGGGGCGGCTGTNCCCGNNCNGCCCCGCGCGGGGCTGGGCGGGCGGCTGGGGGACGGGCGGCAGTACTGGAGCTTCATCGCGCTGCACGACGAGGTGGCGGCGCTGCGGCACCTCGTCGACACCCCGGACCTGGCGGGGCCGGTGAACCTGACGGCCCCGGAGCCGGTCACCAACCGGGAGGTGACGGCCGCGATGGGCCGCGTCCTGCGCCGTCCGGCGGTCCTCCACGTCCCGGCGCCGGCCCTCCGCCTGGCCCTGGGCGACTTCGCCCACGACGTCCTGGGCAGCCAGCGGGTGCTGCCGCGCCGCCTGCTGGAGTCGGGGTTCCGCTTCGCCTTCCCGACGGTGGAGTCGGCGATCCGCGCCGCCCTCTAGGCTCCTCCCCCGGCCCGGCGGCGGGGTTCCGGGCCGGGCCGGGAGCGGCGCCCCGGCTCGTTTCCGGCCCCTCGCCCTCCCCGGGCCCGTGCCCGGGCGCTCCACCGGACGCCGACGCGGCCCCGCGGCGCGGGCGGGGCGACCTCGCCGTTCTCCNNCNCCACTCTCTCNNAGGGCGGNCCGCAGGGGNGCCTCCCCGCNNNCCCGCGGCCCGCCCGGCGCCCGGCGGCGCGTGGCCGGAGTAGCACACCCGTGCGACCTCCGTGCTTCGGTGCTCCCCCGTGCGCGCGACTCCCCCTACCGGCCGGTAGACCTACGCTCTGGTGCCGCACCAGGTGTCCCGGCCCCGTACGGGGGTATTCCGAGGCCCGTCCGGGGCATGAGCCGCCCACGCACCGAACCGTCACCCGGGGAGGGTCACGTGCTCAGTACCGCAGACCACGCGGACGTCGTCGTCGTCGGGGCCGGGCTCGCGGGCCTGGCCGCGGCCCACCACCTGACCGCCGCCGGACTGACCGTGCGGGTCCTGGAGGCCGCCCCGGAGGTCGGCGGGCGGATGGCCACCGACCACGTCGACGGGTTCCGCCTCGACCGCGCCAGCCCGCTGCTCAACACGTCGTACCCGGAGCTGCGCCGCTTCGCCGGCGCGGACTCCGGCACCCTGCGGCTCTTCCAGCCGGGGGTGCTGGTGCACGGCGCCGGCCGGCTGTACCGCACCGGCGAGGTCCGGGGCGGTCCGCGATCCGCGCTGACCCGGGCGCTGGCGGGCGGCCCGCGCCCGCTGGACCAGGCCCGCCTCGGCGCGTCGCTCGCCCGCCTCGCCGACACCCCCACGGACCGGCTGCTGGCCCGCCCGGAGCGCCCCGCGTCGGAGGCCCTGGCGGGCCGCGGGCCGTCGTCGCGGGCGGCCACGGCGTTCCTCCGGCCGCTGCTGGGCGCCCTGCTCGGCGACCCCGACCTGACCACCTCCAGCCGGTGCGCCGACCTGGCCCTGCGCGGGTTCGCCCGGGGGCGGCTGTGCGTCCCCGCGGGCGGGGCGGCACGGCTGCCGGAGCGGATGGCGCAGGCGCTGCCCGCCGGGACGGTCCGCACGGGAGTGCGGGTCGAGGAGGCGTCGATCAGCCGGGTGGCCACGGCGGAGCACGGGGAGTTCACCTGCCGGTCGCTGGTCGTGGCGACGGGGGCGCGGGCCGCCGCGGAGCTCCTGCCGGGACTGCGGGTGCCGGCGTTCCACCCGGTGACGGTCCTCCACCACGCCGCGCCCGCCGCGCCCCTGGCGGCACCGGCGCTGCTGCTGGACGCGGACCGGTCGGGCCCGGTGTCGCACACGGCGGTGATGAGCGAGGTGGACCCGGCGCGGGCGCCGCGCGGCCGGGCGCTGGTCACGTCCACGGTGCTCGGCACGCCCCCGGACGACCTGGACGCCCGGGTGCGGCGGCACCTGGCGGCGCTGTACGGCACGGGGACGGCGGACTGGGAGCTCCTCGCGGTGCGGCACGACCCGGAGGCCGTGCCGGCCATGCCCGTCCCGCACGACCTGCGGCGCCCGGTGCGGCTGCTGGCGGGCCTGTACGTGTGCGGCGACCACCGGGACGTGAGCTCCCCGCAGGGGGCGCTCCACTCGGGCCGCCGCGCGGCCCAGGCGATCCTCCAGGACTTCGGCCTCCCGGTCGAGGAGGCGTCCACGCGCGCCGAGGCCGCGTAGCCGGGCGGCGGGCGGGGCCCCTCTGGCGGGAGGGGCCCCGCGGGCCGCCCGGGGCGGCGGGCGCGTTCGTCAGTCCCGCGCCGCCGTGCGCTCGCGGTACGCGCGGACCGGCGGGGCGTCGCGGTGGGCGTCCAGGCGGCGCTCGAAGTCGCGGACGTACTCCACCGCGCGGGCCGAGCGCATCTCGGCGGCCTGCCGCGCCGCCTCCAGGCCCAGCGCGCACGCCTGCTCCAGCTCGCCGAGGGCGAGGCGGGCCGTGGCCAGGACGACGCGGCAGAGCGTACGGCTGCGCGCGTACCCGGGCGCGTACGCCTGGAGCGCGCGTTCCGCGTACTGCGCGGCGGCCCGGTACTGCCGCAGGTCCCGGTGGCAGTGGGCGAACTCGTCCGCCAGCCGCGCCTCGTCGAAGGAGCGCGCCCAGGACGGCACCTCCTCGCCGGAACGGGCGCCCTCCAGCGCCCGCTCGGCGCGCACCAGCGACGAGGTGCACGCCCGCGCCTCCCCCAGCAGGGCGTGGCCCCGCGCCTCCGCCGCGTGCAGCAGCGCCTGGACGACGGGGGGCGCCGACGAGCCGACGCCCTGCTGGGCGACGCGCGCCAGCTGCACGGCCTCCCGGCCGTGTCCCAGGTACACCGCCTGGCGGCCCATCGTGGCGAGGACGTACGAACCGTACGCCCGGTCCCCCGCCGCCTGGGACAGCCGCAGGGCCTGCACGAAGTACCGCTGGGCCAGCCCGTGCGCGGCGATGTCGTACGCCGTCCAGCCGGCCAGCCGGGTCAGGTCGGCGACCGCGCCGAACAGCCGCCGCCCGACGGAGTCGCCGTAGCCGCCGCGCAGCATGGGCTCCGCCTCGTGCTCCAGGTACCGGACGAGGGCCTGCCGGGCATGGCCGCCGCCGTGCGCGTGGTCCAGCGTGCGGAACAGCTCGCACACCGAGTGGAGCGCCGCGACGTCCCCGGCGGTGACGCGCTGCCCCGCCCCGCCCTCGGTGCCGCGCGGACGCGGCGGGGAGAAGGAGGCGGCGCCGGCCGGGCGCGCCGGGGTCCCGCAAGGCGGCTCGGCCGGGCGGGCGGCGCCGGGAGCGCCCCGGCCGGTACGGGCCNNNNNNNNNNNNNNNNNNNNNNNNNNNNNNNNNNNNNNNCCCCTGCGCCGGGACCCGCCCGCCCGCCGGGGGCGCGGCGGCCGGGCCCCCGGCGGGCGGCGGCTCCTCGCGGCCGACGTGCTCGTCGGCGCGGCCGATCAGCCAGTCCCGGCTGGGGACGACCAGTCCCGCCGGGGTGAAGGCGATCTTCCGCAGTTCGGCGTGGCTGCCGGAGTCCTTGCGCCACAGCCCGCCGACGATGTCGACGGCCTCCTCGGGCGTGGCGGCGAACTCCAGGCCCGCGTACACGGGCGCGCAGGAGTCGAGGCCGAGGTCCTGGGCGGACAGGCGCCGGCCGAGGCGCCGGGTGAAGACCTCGGCGATCAGTGCGGGGGTGGTGCCGCGCGGCTGCTGCCCGCGCAGCCAGCGGGTGACGGAGGTCTTGTCGTAGCGCAGGTCGAGTCCGTGCTCGAGGCCGAGCTGATCCACCCGTCTGGCGAGACCTGCGTTGGAGAACCCGGCTTCCGCGATCAGCGCGGCGAGCTGGCGGTTGGGGGTGCGCTGCGGGGGTCGATCCGTCATCAGCTGTGCGGTCTCCTGCCTTCCGGGCCGGGGTCAGCCCCCTGGGGACGGCGCGAATGTAACCGGCGTGACCACCGCCCCCGTCGCCTTCGCCCCACATTCATCCGATCGTGTGAGGATCGAATCCGGTCCTGACGTCCGGGGTCTCCTCCGGCGCCCCGCGCCGCACCGGTGCCGCCCTCCCGGAACCCGCCCGGCCCGGCCCGCGCCGGCCGCCGTACAGTTGCAGGGGCGCGGGAGGCGCATTTCTAGGGAGACGGTGCCGTGAGCGAGCTGCGATTCGTCCATCTGGGGTTCGGCGAGGACGCCGTGGAGTACCTGGACGCCTGGGAGAGGCAGCGCGAGGTCCACGCCGCCCGCTTCGCGGACGAGGTGCCGGACACCTGCCTGCTGCTGGAGCACCCGCCCGTCTACACGGCGGGGCGGCGCACCGAGGACAGCGAGCGCCCGCTGGACGGCACGCCCGTCGTGGACGTGGACCGGGGCGGCAAGATCACCTGGCACGGCCCCGGCCAGCTGGTGGGCTACCCCATCCTGAAGCTGCCCCGCCCGGTGGACGTCGTCGCGCACGTGCGGCGCCTGGAGGAGGCGCTGATCCGCACGGCCGCGGAGTTCGGCCTGGAGACGACCCGCGTCGAGGGCCGCAGCGGCGTGTGGGTGCTGGGCGACCCGGTCGAGGAGCGGCCGTCGCCCGGCGGGCTGTCGCTGGACTTCGACCCGCGGCTGCACGACGAGGAGTTCGACCCGCGCCTGAGCGGCCCCGAGTACGCCCCGTCCAACGCCGGCCAGCGCCGGGAGGACCGCAAGCTGGCGGCGATCGGCATCCGCGTCGCCAAGGGCGTC
It includes:
- a CDS encoding helix-turn-helix transcriptional regulator, with product MRAARLIRMVLLLQSRPSMTAGELARELEVSERTVARDALALSEAGVPVYADRGRGGGYRLLGGYRTRLTGLARGEAEALFLSGVPGALREMGLDDAASAARLKVSAALLPSLRDAPRTAAQRFHLDAPGWFREPRTPELLPVIAEAVWDDRLVDAAYRRADGEVERRLAPYGLVLKAGVWYLCARAGDAVRVYRVDRFARVVPCGERFERDEGFDLPGFWEERAAGFARSLLRAEAVVRLTEAGARGLPHVTDRAAAREALEAAGPPDSAGRVTVTLPVESEEVAFGQLLALGAEVEVLRPHSLRERFADAAARMAELYGHGRR
- a CDS encoding SDR family oxidoreductase → MTTNTTTQENRPLDGRVALVAGATRGAGRAIAVQLGAAGATVYATGRTTRDRVSEVGRPTETVEETAELVTAAGGRGVAVPTDHLVPEQVRELVARIDAEQGRLDVLVNSCWGGDHLLLPTWDAKMWDIDLDLGLRMLDLGVRTHAITSAVALPLLVRRPGGLVVEMTDGTAETNRRFREQFYFDLAKTAPLRMAFGLAHDLEDVGGTAVALTPGFLRSEEMLDHFGVREENWRDACAQEPHFAIAESPVYVGRAVAALAADPDRHRWNGRSLDSGQLAREYGFTDADGSRPDASGYFRDVVFGGRDASADDYR
- a CDS encoding DUF4240 domain-containing protein, giving the protein MDETEFWELVDSTREAAGGDPDDHAELLVERLVRLDPEAVVDFARHFEARYNRADTWDLRAAAAILLGGAPDEAFDYFRCWLIGQGRRVFEGAVHDPESLAELLEDFDPAVDGDGAELGFAADEAHEALTGAETPGLGLAPPPPAPQGVPLDVDDDRALAERLPRLWDRFGG
- a CDS encoding GNAT family N-acetyltransferase, coding for MSPPPIRPARPGDAEALGLLDRATWSPLHAVLPRPRPPFAPFFDADRRPEDHLVADPGDGPVGYVRLGFPTPLACNRHVRQIQGLAVAESARGRGVARALLRAACDEARRRGATRITLRVLGHNTPARALYASEGFAVEGVLPGEFLLDGKYVDDVLMGRSLDA
- a CDS encoding NAD(P)/FAD-dependent oxidoreductase, translated to MLSTADHADVVVVGAGLAGLAAAHHLTAAGLTVRVLEAAPEVGGRMATDHVDGFRLDRASPLLNTSYPELRRFAGADSGTLRLFQPGVLVHGAGRLYRTGEVRGGPRSALTRALAGGPRPLDQARLGASLARLADTPTDRLLARPERPASEALAGRGPSSRAATAFLRPLLGALLGDPDLTTSSRCADLALRGFARGRLCVPAGGAARLPERMAQALPAGTVRTGVRVEEASISRVATAEHGEFTCRSLVVATGARAAAELLPGLRVPAFHPVTVLHHAAPAAPLAAPALLLDADRSGPVSHTAVMSEVDPARAPRGRALVTSTVLGTPPDDLDARVRRHLAALYGTGTADWELLAVRHDPEAVPAMPVPHDLRRPVRLLAGLYVCGDHRDVSSPQGALHSGRRAAQAILQDFGLPVEEASTRAEAA
- the lipB gene encoding lipoyl(octanoyl) transferase LipB, whose protein sequence is MSELRFVHLGFGEDAVEYLDAWERQREVHAARFADEVPDTCLLLEHPPVYTAGRRTEDSERPLDGTPVVDVDRGGKITWHGPGQLVGYPILKLPRPVDVVAHVRRLEEALIRTAAEFGLETTRVEGRSGVWVLGDPVEERPSPGGLSLDFDPRLHDEEFDPRLSGPEYAPSNAGQRREDRKLAAIGIRVAKGVTMHGFSFNVNPDNTWFDRIVPCGIRDAGVTSLANELGREVTIAEVLPVVEHHLRDVLGNAELRPRAVDRTPEPAGAPEGAPAA